Proteins from one Palaemon carinicauda isolate YSFRI2023 chromosome 26, ASM3689809v2, whole genome shotgun sequence genomic window:
- the LOC137620160 gene encoding mite allergen Der p 3-like: MTPTLSDIRNALAILILAVLATSANAHFGSCEDHTTSCAKWQAWGFCQTNLQFMAFNCPVTCNICLDPGCFDRSHQCSLWARRGLCRRRRDIQQTCPHSCDMCRIPESFRISSTAKSITMPDFECGKPVGSAETAPVRRRRQIIFPNELPTLTGRMRTNESGETAALAGSSSRPVPLGGFNLNEAFCGATLIHERYLLTAAHCVLDPDRPVRTVRLGELDFSTENEAFSKPVDYRVKLITVHPEYMPNSLVRYNDIALIETVDKVQFNDVVYPFCLSDTRPADDTTVTGSGFGFANNTVRPTHVQEATLKVVGTRQCEDVYIGEGLEASLRARYPQTIQGRDVLCAAFPGRDACEGDSGGPLFLDVSDRRFLVGVIGQGISCLGNGIATLPGFYVSVADHIDFINSVIYAE; this comes from the exons ATGACGCCGACGCTTAGTGATATCAGGAACGCGTTGGCCATTCTGATCCTGGCAGTGTTGGCAACCAGCGCAAACGCCCACTTCG GAAGTTGCGAGGATCACACAACATCCTGTGCCAAATGGCAGGCTTGGGGATTTTGCCAAACCAATTTGCAGTTCATGGCCTTCAATTGTCCCGTGACCTGTAATATCTGCTTAG ATCCAGGATGCTTTGACCGAAGTCACCAATGTTCCCTGTGGGCAAGGAGAGGTCTCTGCCGTCGTCGGCGTGACATCCAACAGACGTGTCCTCACTCCTGCGATATGTGTAGGATTCCTGAATCCTTTAGGATCTCTTCTACGGCAAAGAGCATCACTATGCCCGATTTCG AATGCGGGAAGCCCGTTGGAAGCGCCGAGACCGCACCAGTCAGAAGAAGACGCCAAATCATTTTCCCGAACGAATTGCCAACCCTCACTGGCAGGATGAGG ACAAATGAATCGGGAGAGACTGCGGCTCTTGCAG GCAGCTCGTCCAGACCAGTGCCCCTCGGTGGTTTCAACCTCAACGAAGCCTTCTGTGGCGCCACTCTCATCCACGAGAGATATCTGCTGACGGCTGCACATTGCGTGCTTGATCCAGACAGACC TGTGAGAACCGTTCGTCTTGGTGAATTGGATTTCTCAACGGAAAATGAAGCTTTTTCAAAACCAGTGGATTACAGAGTGAAACTCATTACAGTTCACCCGGAATATAT gCCGAATTCTTTAGTAAGATATAACGACATCGCCCTTATAGAAACCGTGGATAAGGTTCAATTTAACGACGTCGTCTATCCCTTCTGCCTGTCTGACACCAGACCAGCGGATGATACCACAGTGACCGGATCAGGATTTGGCTTTGCGAATAACA CTGTCCGTCCCACCCACGTCCAAGAGGCCACTCTGAAGGTGGTGGGAACACGGCAGTGCGAAGACGTCTACATCGGCGAAGGACTTGAAGCGTCTCTGAGGGCTCGCTATCCTCAGACTATCCAGGGAAGAGATGTTCTCTGTGCAGCGTTCCCGGGAAGAGATGCGTGTGAG GGCGATTCTGGTGGACCTCTCTTCCTGGACGTGTCTGACCGGCGGTTCCTGGTCGGGGTCATAGGTCAAGGCATCTCTTGCCTAGGCAACGGCATCGCCACCTTGCCTGGCTTCTACGTCAGCGTGGCTGACCACATCGATTTCATCAACAGCGTCATTTATGCTGAATGA